AAGGAAGGGAAAGACCAGTTCTATGTCAGTGGGTGGATTTATGGCTAAACCTGGTCGTGATTTCGAATTTCTGATTTGACCAATCAGCTTTCTGATTCGGCTTTCATCGGGAATATGGTTTACCGTATAAACCCAGCCTCTCTCCCATTCGGTTCTTATCCCCCCGATTTCGATATGGAAGGATATATACTCGACCCCCAGGCGGGCAAACGGTTCAATATGGTTCTCCGGCTCGGTGACCATCAGATGGGCGTCATGCGGCAGCCCGGTCATCATCTTTGACTTCTTTGCCACTACCGACCCGTAGGAGAGATTAGGGACAAAATGACCGTCCATGATATCGAGGTGAATCATATCGGCGCCGGCCCTTTCGGCCGCCTTGATTTCCTCGCCAAGACGGCTGAAGTCCGCGGCGAGAATCGATGGTGCAATTTTGACCATATTTGACTGCAAATTAGAAAATTGTTCGCCAATGGCAAGTCAATTTTTATTCGCATCGTCAGCACCCGATATCTTTTTCTATCGCGGGAGATGCTGATGATATCCCTGAAACTATGGATGAAATGAGTAGAGTCAATCATCTTGGCGTCGGCTCTCGATCGTTTTCGGCGGACCAGAGGCAACGTGCTGAAGTTATGGCGCCAACAGGCATTTAATGAGATGTGCGACGGAGATCTGAATTGCCAATTGCAGCCGGTCGGCATCGCAGTTCGTTGCAACTTAAGACCTGTGACAAAGTCGCTCCACTTTCCACCAAGGTGATAATTATCACTTCAAAAGCGATTGCCGGGCGTATAATATACAATGAATCTGTCACTGCCATATAAACAAATCATTCAACCAGATCTTTAGGACTTAATTATCAGATGAAAAGACGATCTAAAACGGTCACACCGGTCGATATCAACCTGGATTATATCCGTAAAGAGATGTCCGCATACCAATTGCCGAGCAGACTGAAAAGTATCTGGCAGCTCGCAAACACTCTCATTCCATATATGTTGATCTGGGGGGGTATTTATTATGTTATGGAATATTCATTCTGGGTCTCGATACCGTTGATTCTTCTGGCCGCTGGATTTCTGGTGAGAATTTTTATTATTTTCCATGATTGCACGCACGGCTCATTCTTCCAATCCCGTAAGGCGATTAATTTTTGGGGTAGAGTGACAGGA
Above is a genomic segment from Candidatus Zixiibacteriota bacterium containing:
- a CDS encoding ribulose-phosphate 3-epimerase; this translates as MVKIAPSILAADFSRLGEEIKAAERAGADMIHLDIMDGHFVPNLSYGSVVAKKSKMMTGLPHDAHLMVTEPENHIEPFARLGVEYISFHIEIGGIRTEWERGWVYTVNHIPDESRIRKLIGQIRNSKSRPGLAINPPTDIELVFPFLGEIELLLLMSVNPGFAGQKFIPNVYDKLKHLGRYRTEHKLRFDIMVDGGVGLENGRALSDAGADILVAGSSFFGATNYGEFVRTIKS